AAGACAATGTTGTGTTGATGAACCCCGGGGAAGTATACACCGCGCTTTTAGAACTTATTAAACAAAAACAACAGTTAGAAGAAGAACTGGAATTTAACCAGGCAGTAGAAATAGTCGAAGATTTTGATGCCTATCAACGTCCAGTGAGCCCAAGACCTGTCTTCTCAGTTGCAGTAGGGGGCTTAATCGGTTTTTTAATAAGTCTGTTTATCGCCTTTGGCAGAGAATTTAATAGCTATTTAAAACAATACGAAAGGACCCATTCTTGAATGGAGTAATAAATTTTATAAAAAAAGAAGTACTCCTGGAGTGGCGTCAGCGCTATGCCATTAATGGTATTCTATTATACTTAGTGAGTACCATTTTTATCTGTTATCTGAGTTTTAATGTCAAAGCCAATCAACTCAATCCGGTTACGTGGAATGCATTGTTTTGGATAATTCTGTTGTTTACAGCCATTAATGCTGTAGCCAAAAGCTTTATTCAGGAAAAAGAGGGAAAGTTCTTATACTACTATTGGCTTATTAAACCACAAACGCTCATCATTGCCAGAATATGCTATAATGCTATTTTAATGCTAGTTTTAGCTATGCTTGGATTTGCAATGTACGCTGTTGTGCTTGGCAATCCAATCCAGGACCCTCTACTTTTTGTAGTAAACTTGCTTATGGGTGCAATTTCCTTTTCTTCGGCGTTAACAATGATCTCTGCAATAGCATCAAAAGCTAATAATAATCAGACGCTAATGGCCATTCTGGGCTTCCCTGTAATTTTGCCGATGTTACTTATGGTTATAAAAATATCAAAAAATGCCCTTGATGGTATCGAAAGAAGTGCAAGCTTTGATGAAATGCTAACTCTGCTGGCAATTAATCTAATAGTCGGGGCGGTTTCTTATCTCTTATTCCCGTATCTTTGGCGCAGCTAATTTTTAAGGGCTTATGCGTAAACCGTGGTGGAAAATATTAACGGTTCTACTACTTCTCTATGTTGTTGTAGGCGGACTTTTATTTGAAGTACCAAGATTAGTCATTCTTAATGAGACTATTCGGGCACTATATTTTCACGTACCTATGTGGTTTGGGATGATACTGATGTTAGGGGTATCAGTGGCTTACTCTATTCTTTATCTTTTACGTTCTAATAGGTCGTATGATGATTTTGCCATTGAATTTGCCAATGTTGGTGTGATTTTTGGCATGCTTGGCATACTTACCGGTATGCTATGGGCTCAATTTACCTGGGGAGACTGGTGGAGTGGAGACCCTAAACAGAATGGTGCAGCCATTGGCTTACTTATCTATTTTGCTTATTTCATTCTCAGAGGCTCGCTGGATAATGATGAACAACGGGCTAGAATAAGTGCTGTTTATAATATTTTCGCATTTTTCGCCCTTATCCCCCTTCTATTTATACTTCCCAGACTTACTGATTCGCTCCATCCCGGCAATGGGGGGAATCCTGGATTCAATGCCTATGATCTGGACAGCCGGTTGAGGATGGTTTTTTACCCCGCTGTAATTGGATGGACAATGCTGGGAGTC
This region of Fulvivirga ulvae genomic DNA includes:
- a CDS encoding heme exporter protein CcmB, yielding MNGVINFIKKEVLLEWRQRYAINGILLYLVSTIFICYLSFNVKANQLNPVTWNALFWIILLFTAINAVAKSFIQEKEGKFLYYYWLIKPQTLIIARICYNAILMLVLAMLGFAMYAVVLGNPIQDPLLFVVNLLMGAISFSSALTMISAIASKANNNQTLMAILGFPVILPMLLMVIKISKNALDGIERSASFDEMLTLLAINLIVGAVSYLLFPYLWRS
- the ccsA gene encoding cytochrome c biogenesis protein CcsA; the encoded protein is MRKPWWKILTVLLLLYVVVGGLLFEVPRLVILNETIRALYFHVPMWFGMILMLGVSVAYSILYLLRSNRSYDDFAIEFANVGVIFGMLGILTGMLWAQFTWGDWWSGDPKQNGAAIGLLIYFAYFILRGSLDNDEQRARISAVYNIFAFFALIPLLFILPRLTDSLHPGNGGNPGFNAYDLDSRLRMVFYPAVIGWTMLGVWVATLRVRIRKLEQIID